Proteins encoded together in one Lutra lutra chromosome 4, mLutLut1.2, whole genome shotgun sequence window:
- the RIDA gene encoding 2-iminobutanoate/2-iminopropanoate deaminase yields MASLIRKVISTAKAPGAIGPYSQAVLVDRTIYVSGQLGMDPASGQLVPGGVAEEAKQALKNMGEILKAAGCDFTNVVKTTVLLADMNDFNTVNEVYKQYFKGSFPARAAYQVAALPKGGRVEIEAVAVQGPLTTASL; encoded by the exons ATGGCGTCTCTGATAAGAAAGGTGATCAGCACTGCGAAAGCCCCAGGGGCCATTGGTCCCTACAG TCAAGCCGTGTTAGTTGACAGGACCATTTACGTTTCGGGACagctgggcatggaccctgcaAGCGGACAGCTCGTGCCAGGAGGGGTGGCAGAAGAAGCCAAACAA GCTCTTAAAAACATGGGTGAAATTCTGAAAGCTGCAGGCTGTGACTTCACTAACG TGGTAAAAACAACTGTTTTGCTGGCTGACATGAATGACTTCAACACTGTCAATGAAGTCTACAAACAGT ATTTCAAGGGTAGTTTTCCTGCAAGAGCTGCTTATCAGGTTGCTGCTTTGCCCAAA GGAGGCCGTGTGGAGATTGAGGCAGTGGCTGTCCAAGGACCTCTGACAACAGCATCGCTCTAA